The Equus przewalskii isolate Varuska chromosome 5, EquPr2, whole genome shotgun sequence genome window below encodes:
- the SMARCC2 gene encoding SWI/SNF complex subunit SMARCC2 isoform X2: MAVRKKDGGPNVKYYEAADTVTQFDNVRLWLGKNYKKYIQAEPPTNKSLSSLVVQLLQFQEEVFGKHVSNAPLTKLPIKCFLDFKAGGSLCHILAAAYKFKSDQGWRRYDFQNPSRMDRNVEMFMTIEKSLVQNNCLSRPNIFLCPEIEPKLLGKLKDIIKRHQGTVTEDKNNASHVVYPVPGNLEEEEWVRPVMKRDKQVLLHWGYYPDSYDTWIPASEIEASVEDAPTPEKPRKVHAKWILDTDTFNEWMNEEDYEVNDDKNPVSRRKKISAKTLTDEVNSPDSDRRDKKGGNYKKRKRSPSPSPTPEAKKKNAKKGPSTPYTKSKRGHREEEQEDLTKDMDEPSPVPNVEEVTLPKTVNTKKDSESAPVKGGTMTDLDEQEDESMETTGKDEDENSTGNKGEQTKNPDLHEDNVTEQTHHIIIPSYAAWFDYNSVHAIERRALPEFFNGKNKSKTPEIYLAYRNFMIDTYRLNPQEYLTSTACRRNLAGDVCAIMRVHAFLEQWGLINYQVDAESRPTPMGPPPTSHFHVLADTPSGLVPLQPKTPQGRQVDADTKAGRKGKELDDLVPETAKGKPELTSASQQMLNFPDKGKEKPTDMQNFGLRTDMYTKKNVPSKSKAAASATREWTEQETLLLLEALEMYKDDWNKVSEHVGSRTQDECILHFLRLPIEDPYLEDSEASLGPLAYQPIPFSQSGNPVMSTVAFLASVVDPRVASAAAKSALEEFSKMKEEVPTALVEAHVRKVEEAAKVTGKADPAFGLESSGIAGTTSDEPERIEESGTDEARAEGQATEEKKEPKEPREGVGAVEEEAKEKTSEAPKKDEEKGKEGDGEKESEKSDGDAIVDPEKEKEPKEGQEEVLKEVVESEGERKTKVERDIGEGNLSTAAAAALAAAAVKAKHLAAVEERKIKSLVALLVETQMKKLEIKLRHFEELETIMDREREALEYQRQQLLADRQAFHMEQLKYAEMRARQQHFQQMHQQQQQPPPALPPGSQPIPPTGAAGPPTVHGLAMAPASVAPAPAGSGAPPGSLGPSEQIGQAGSTAGPQQQQPAGAPQPGAVPPGVPPPGPHGPSPFPNQQTPPSMMPGAVPGSGHPGVAGNAPLGLPFGMPPPPPPPAPSIIPFGSLADSISINLPPPNLHGHHHHLPFAPGTLPPPNLPVSMANPLHPNLPATTTMPSSLPLGPGLGSAAAQSPAIVAAVQGNLLPSASPLPDPGTPLPPDPTAPSPGTVTPVPPPQ, from the exons ATGGCGGTGCGGAAGAAGGACGGCGGCCCCAACGTGAAGTACTACGAGGCCGCGGACACCGTGACCCAGTTCGACAACGTGCGGCTCTGGCTCGGCAAGAACTACAAGAAG TATATACAAGCTGAACCACCCACCAATAAGTCCTTGTCTAGCCTGGTTGTACAGTTGCTACAGTTTCAGGAGGAAGTTTTTGGCAAACATGTCAGCAATGCACCGCTCACTAAACTGCCG ATCAAATGTTTCCTAGATTTCAAAGCAGGAGGGTCCCTGTGCCACATACTTGCAGCTGCCTACAAATTCAAGAGTGACCAGGGATG GCGGCGTTACGATTTCCAGAACCCATCGCGCATGGACCGCAATGTGGAAATGTTCATGACCATTGAGAAGTCCTTGGTGCAG aATAACTGCCTGTCGCGACCTAACATTTTCCTTTGCCCAGAAATTGAACCCAAACTGCTAGGGAAAttaaaggacattatcaagagaCACCAG GGAACCGTCACTGAGGACAAGAACAATGCCTCCCATGTTGTGTATCCTGTCCCAGGGAACCTGGAAGAAG AGGAATGGGTACGACCAGTCATGAAAAGAGATAAGCAGGTTCTTCTGCACTGGGGCTACTATCCTGACAG TTATGACACGTGGATTCCAGCCAGTGAAATTGAAGCATCTGTTGAAGATGCTCCAACTCCTGAGAAACCTAGGAAG GTGCATGCAAagtggatcctggacacagacaccTTCAACGAATGGATGAATGAGGAAGACTACGAAGTAAATGATGACAAAAACCCTGTCTCCCGCCGAAAGAAGATTTCAGCCAAGACATTGACAGATGAG GTGAACAGCCCAGATTCAGATCGACGGGACAAGAAGGGGGGAAACTATAAGAAGAGGAAGCGCTCCCCGTCTCCTTCACCGACCCCAgaagctaagaagaaaaatgctaAGAAAGG tcCCTCAACACCTTACACTAAGTCAAAACGTGGCCACCGAGAAGAGGAGCAAGAAGACCTGACAAAGGACATGGATGAGCCCTCACCGGTCCCCAACGTAGAAGAGGTGACACTGCCCAAAACAG TCAACACTAAGAAGGACTCCGAGTCAGCCCCAGTCAAAGGAGGCACCATGACTGACCTGG aTGAACAGGAGGATGAAAGCATGGAGACCACGGGCAAG GATGAGGATGAGAACAGTACGGGGAACAAGGGGGAGCAGACCAAGAATCCAGACCTTCACGAGGACAACGTGACTGAGCAGACCCACCACATCATCATCCCCAGCTACGCTGCCTGGTTTGACTATAATAG TGTTCATGCCATTGAGCGGAGGGCTCTCCCCGAGTTCTTCAACGGCAAGAACAAGTCCAAGACCCCAGAAAT cTACCTGGCCTATCGGAACTTCATGATTGACACTTACCGGCTGAACCCCCAAGAGTATCTCACCTCCACCGCCTGCCGCAGGAACCTGGCGGGTGATGTCTGTGCCATCATGAG GGTCCATGCCTTCCTAGAACAGTGGGGTCTTATTAACTACCAGGTGGATGCTGAGAGTCGACCAACCCCAATGGGGCCTCCACCCACCTCTCACTTCCACGTCTTGGCGGACACACCATCAGGGCTGGTGCCTCTGCAGCCCAAGACCCCACAG GGCCGCCAGGTTGATGCTGATACCAAGGCTGGGCGAAAGGGCAAAGAGCTGGATGACCTGGTGCCAGAGACGGCTAAGGGCAAGCCAGAGCTG ACCTCTGCTTCCCAGCAAATGCTCAACTTCCCtgacaaaggcaaagagaaaccAACAGACATGCAGAACTTTGGGCTGCGCACAGACATGTACACGAAGAAGAACGTCCCCTCCAAG AGCAAGGCTGCAGCCAGCGCCACTCGAGAGTGGACAGAACAGGAGACCCTGCTGCTCCTGGAG gCACTGGAAATGTACAAAGATGACTGGAACAAAGTGTCGGAGCATGTGGGAAGCCGCACCCAGGACGAGTGCATCTTGCATTTTCTTCGTCTTCCCATCGAAGATCCGTACCTGGAGGACTCAGAGGCCTCCCTGGGGCCCCTGGCCTACCAGCCCATCCCCTTCAGTCAGTCGGGCAACCCTGTTATGAGCACTGTTGCCTTCCTGGCCTCTGTCGTCGATCCTCGAGTTGCCTCTGCTGCTGCGAAGTCTGCCCTAG AAGAGTTCTCCAAAATGAAGGAAGAGGTACCCACAGCTTTGGTGGAGGCCCATGTTCGGAAGGTAGAAGAAGCAGCCAAAGTGACGGGCAAGGCGGACCCAGCCTTCGGCCTGGAAAGCAGTGGcattgcaggaaccacctctgatGAGCCTGAGCGGATCG AGGAGAGCGGGACTGACGAGGCACGGGCAGAGGGCCAGGCcacagaggagaagaaggagccCAAG GAACCCCGAGAAGGAGTTGGGGCTGTAGAGGAAGAAGCAAAGGAGAAAACCAGCGAGGCTCCCAAGAAggatgaagagaaagggaaagaaggcgACGGCGAGAAGGAGTCAGAAAAGAGTGACGGGGACGCGATAG TTGACcctgagaaggagaaggagccaaaggaagggcaggaggaagtgCTGAAGGAAGTGGTGGAGtcggagggggagaggaagacaaAGGTGGAGCGGGACATCGGCGAGGGCAACCTCTCCACTGCTGCCGCTGCAGCTCTGGCCGCTGCCGCCGTGAAGGCCAAG cACTTGGCTGCTGTTGAAGAAAGGAAGATCAAATCTCTGGTGGCCCTGCTGGTGGAGACCCAAATGAAAAAGTTGGAGATCAAACTCCGGCACTTTGAAGAACTGGAGACGATCATGGACCGGGAGCGAGAAGCA CTGGAGTATCAGAGACAGCAGCTCCTGGCCGACAGACAAGCCTTCCACATGGAGCAGCTGAAGTATGCGGAGATGAGGGCCCGGCAGCAGCACTTTCAACAAATGCACCAACAGCAACAGCAGCCACCGCCAGCCTTgcccccaggctcccagcctATCCCTCCTACAGGCGCCGCTGGGCCACCCACAGTCCACGGCTTGGCCATGGCTCCAGCTTCTGTGGCCCCTGCTCCTGCTGGCAGTGGGGCCCCTCCTGGAAGCTTGGGCCCCTCTGAACAGATTGGGCAGGCAGGGTCAACAGCAGGGCCACAGCAGCAGCAACCAGCTGGAGCCCCCCAGCCTGGGGCAGTCCCACCAGGGGTACCCCCCCCTGGACCCCATG GCCCCTCACCGTTCCCCAACCAACAAACTCCTCCCTCAATGATGCCAGGGGCAGTGCCAGGCAGCGGGCACCCAGGCGTGGCGGGTAATGCTCCTTTGGGTTTGCCTTTTGGCatgccgcctcctcctcctcctcctgctccatccaTCATCCCATTTGGTAGTCTAGCCGACTCCATCAGTATTAACCTTCCCCCTCCTAACCTGCATGGGCATCACCACCATCTCCCGTTCGCCCCGGGCACTCTCCCCCCACCTAACCTGCCTGTGTCCATGGCGAACCCTCTACATCCTAACCTGCCGGCGACCACCACCATGCCATCTTCCTTGCCTCTCGGGCCGGGGCTCGGATCCGCCGCAGCCCAGAGCCCTGCCATTGTGGCAGCTGTTCAGGGCAACCTCCTGCCCAGTGCCAGCCCACTGCCAG aCCCAGGCACTCCCTTGCCTCCAGACCCCACGGCCCCTAGCCCAGGCACGGTCACCCCTGTGCCACCTCCACAGTGA
- the SMARCC2 gene encoding SWI/SNF complex subunit SMARCC2 isoform X1, whose product MAVRKKDGGPNVKYYEAADTVTQFDNVRLWLGKNYKKYIQAEPPTNKSLSSLVVQLLQFQEEVFGKHVSNAPLTKLPIKCFLDFKAGGSLCHILAAAYKFKSDQGWRRYDFQNPSRMDRNVEMFMTIEKSLVQNNCLSRPNIFLCPEIEPKLLGKLKDIIKRHQGTVTEDKNNASHVVYPVPGNLEEEEWVRPVMKRDKQVLLHWGYYPDSYDTWIPASEIEASVEDAPTPEKPRKVHAKWILDTDTFNEWMNEEDYEVNDDKNPVSRRKKISAKTLTDEVNSPDSDRRDKKGGNYKKRKRSPSPSPTPEAKKKNAKKGPSTPYTKSKRGHREEEQEDLTKDMDEPSPVPNVEEVTLPKTVNTKKDSESAPVKGGTMTDLDEQEDESMETTGKDEDENSTGNKGEQTKNPDLHEDNVTEQTHHIIIPSYAAWFDYNSVHAIERRALPEFFNGKNKSKTPEIYLAYRNFMIDTYRLNPQEYLTSTACRRNLAGDVCAIMRVHAFLEQWGLINYQVDAESRPTPMGPPPTSHFHVLADTPSGLVPLQPKTPQGRQVDADTKAGRKGKELDDLVPETAKGKPELQTSASQQMLNFPDKGKEKPTDMQNFGLRTDMYTKKNVPSKSKAAASATREWTEQETLLLLEALEMYKDDWNKVSEHVGSRTQDECILHFLRLPIEDPYLEDSEASLGPLAYQPIPFSQSGNPVMSTVAFLASVVDPRVASAAAKSALEEFSKMKEEVPTALVEAHVRKVEEAAKVTGKADPAFGLESSGIAGTTSDEPERIEESGTDEARAEGQATEEKKEPKEPREGVGAVEEEAKEKTSEAPKKDEEKGKEGDGEKESEKSDGDAIVDPEKEKEPKEGQEEVLKEVVESEGERKTKVERDIGEGNLSTAAAAALAAAAVKAKHLAAVEERKIKSLVALLVETQMKKLEIKLRHFEELETIMDREREALEYQRQQLLADRQAFHMEQLKYAEMRARQQHFQQMHQQQQQPPPALPPGSQPIPPTGAAGPPTVHGLAMAPASVAPAPAGSGAPPGSLGPSEQIGQAGSTAGPQQQQPAGAPQPGAVPPGVPPPGPHGPSPFPNQQTPPSMMPGAVPGSGHPGVAGNAPLGLPFGMPPPPPPPAPSIIPFGSLADSISINLPPPNLHGHHHHLPFAPGTLPPPNLPVSMANPLHPNLPATTTMPSSLPLGPGLGSAAAQSPAIVAAVQGNLLPSASPLPDPGTPLPPDPTAPSPGTVTPVPPPQ is encoded by the exons ATGGCGGTGCGGAAGAAGGACGGCGGCCCCAACGTGAAGTACTACGAGGCCGCGGACACCGTGACCCAGTTCGACAACGTGCGGCTCTGGCTCGGCAAGAACTACAAGAAG TATATACAAGCTGAACCACCCACCAATAAGTCCTTGTCTAGCCTGGTTGTACAGTTGCTACAGTTTCAGGAGGAAGTTTTTGGCAAACATGTCAGCAATGCACCGCTCACTAAACTGCCG ATCAAATGTTTCCTAGATTTCAAAGCAGGAGGGTCCCTGTGCCACATACTTGCAGCTGCCTACAAATTCAAGAGTGACCAGGGATG GCGGCGTTACGATTTCCAGAACCCATCGCGCATGGACCGCAATGTGGAAATGTTCATGACCATTGAGAAGTCCTTGGTGCAG aATAACTGCCTGTCGCGACCTAACATTTTCCTTTGCCCAGAAATTGAACCCAAACTGCTAGGGAAAttaaaggacattatcaagagaCACCAG GGAACCGTCACTGAGGACAAGAACAATGCCTCCCATGTTGTGTATCCTGTCCCAGGGAACCTGGAAGAAG AGGAATGGGTACGACCAGTCATGAAAAGAGATAAGCAGGTTCTTCTGCACTGGGGCTACTATCCTGACAG TTATGACACGTGGATTCCAGCCAGTGAAATTGAAGCATCTGTTGAAGATGCTCCAACTCCTGAGAAACCTAGGAAG GTGCATGCAAagtggatcctggacacagacaccTTCAACGAATGGATGAATGAGGAAGACTACGAAGTAAATGATGACAAAAACCCTGTCTCCCGCCGAAAGAAGATTTCAGCCAAGACATTGACAGATGAG GTGAACAGCCCAGATTCAGATCGACGGGACAAGAAGGGGGGAAACTATAAGAAGAGGAAGCGCTCCCCGTCTCCTTCACCGACCCCAgaagctaagaagaaaaatgctaAGAAAGG tcCCTCAACACCTTACACTAAGTCAAAACGTGGCCACCGAGAAGAGGAGCAAGAAGACCTGACAAAGGACATGGATGAGCCCTCACCGGTCCCCAACGTAGAAGAGGTGACACTGCCCAAAACAG TCAACACTAAGAAGGACTCCGAGTCAGCCCCAGTCAAAGGAGGCACCATGACTGACCTGG aTGAACAGGAGGATGAAAGCATGGAGACCACGGGCAAG GATGAGGATGAGAACAGTACGGGGAACAAGGGGGAGCAGACCAAGAATCCAGACCTTCACGAGGACAACGTGACTGAGCAGACCCACCACATCATCATCCCCAGCTACGCTGCCTGGTTTGACTATAATAG TGTTCATGCCATTGAGCGGAGGGCTCTCCCCGAGTTCTTCAACGGCAAGAACAAGTCCAAGACCCCAGAAAT cTACCTGGCCTATCGGAACTTCATGATTGACACTTACCGGCTGAACCCCCAAGAGTATCTCACCTCCACCGCCTGCCGCAGGAACCTGGCGGGTGATGTCTGTGCCATCATGAG GGTCCATGCCTTCCTAGAACAGTGGGGTCTTATTAACTACCAGGTGGATGCTGAGAGTCGACCAACCCCAATGGGGCCTCCACCCACCTCTCACTTCCACGTCTTGGCGGACACACCATCAGGGCTGGTGCCTCTGCAGCCCAAGACCCCACAG GGCCGCCAGGTTGATGCTGATACCAAGGCTGGGCGAAAGGGCAAAGAGCTGGATGACCTGGTGCCAGAGACGGCTAAGGGCAAGCCAGAGCTG CAGACCTCTGCTTCCCAGCAAATGCTCAACTTCCCtgacaaaggcaaagagaaaccAACAGACATGCAGAACTTTGGGCTGCGCACAGACATGTACACGAAGAAGAACGTCCCCTCCAAG AGCAAGGCTGCAGCCAGCGCCACTCGAGAGTGGACAGAACAGGAGACCCTGCTGCTCCTGGAG gCACTGGAAATGTACAAAGATGACTGGAACAAAGTGTCGGAGCATGTGGGAAGCCGCACCCAGGACGAGTGCATCTTGCATTTTCTTCGTCTTCCCATCGAAGATCCGTACCTGGAGGACTCAGAGGCCTCCCTGGGGCCCCTGGCCTACCAGCCCATCCCCTTCAGTCAGTCGGGCAACCCTGTTATGAGCACTGTTGCCTTCCTGGCCTCTGTCGTCGATCCTCGAGTTGCCTCTGCTGCTGCGAAGTCTGCCCTAG AAGAGTTCTCCAAAATGAAGGAAGAGGTACCCACAGCTTTGGTGGAGGCCCATGTTCGGAAGGTAGAAGAAGCAGCCAAAGTGACGGGCAAGGCGGACCCAGCCTTCGGCCTGGAAAGCAGTGGcattgcaggaaccacctctgatGAGCCTGAGCGGATCG AGGAGAGCGGGACTGACGAGGCACGGGCAGAGGGCCAGGCcacagaggagaagaaggagccCAAG GAACCCCGAGAAGGAGTTGGGGCTGTAGAGGAAGAAGCAAAGGAGAAAACCAGCGAGGCTCCCAAGAAggatgaagagaaagggaaagaaggcgACGGCGAGAAGGAGTCAGAAAAGAGTGACGGGGACGCGATAG TTGACcctgagaaggagaaggagccaaaggaagggcaggaggaagtgCTGAAGGAAGTGGTGGAGtcggagggggagaggaagacaaAGGTGGAGCGGGACATCGGCGAGGGCAACCTCTCCACTGCTGCCGCTGCAGCTCTGGCCGCTGCCGCCGTGAAGGCCAAG cACTTGGCTGCTGTTGAAGAAAGGAAGATCAAATCTCTGGTGGCCCTGCTGGTGGAGACCCAAATGAAAAAGTTGGAGATCAAACTCCGGCACTTTGAAGAACTGGAGACGATCATGGACCGGGAGCGAGAAGCA CTGGAGTATCAGAGACAGCAGCTCCTGGCCGACAGACAAGCCTTCCACATGGAGCAGCTGAAGTATGCGGAGATGAGGGCCCGGCAGCAGCACTTTCAACAAATGCACCAACAGCAACAGCAGCCACCGCCAGCCTTgcccccaggctcccagcctATCCCTCCTACAGGCGCCGCTGGGCCACCCACAGTCCACGGCTTGGCCATGGCTCCAGCTTCTGTGGCCCCTGCTCCTGCTGGCAGTGGGGCCCCTCCTGGAAGCTTGGGCCCCTCTGAACAGATTGGGCAGGCAGGGTCAACAGCAGGGCCACAGCAGCAGCAACCAGCTGGAGCCCCCCAGCCTGGGGCAGTCCCACCAGGGGTACCCCCCCCTGGACCCCATG GCCCCTCACCGTTCCCCAACCAACAAACTCCTCCCTCAATGATGCCAGGGGCAGTGCCAGGCAGCGGGCACCCAGGCGTGGCGGGTAATGCTCCTTTGGGTTTGCCTTTTGGCatgccgcctcctcctcctcctcctgctccatccaTCATCCCATTTGGTAGTCTAGCCGACTCCATCAGTATTAACCTTCCCCCTCCTAACCTGCATGGGCATCACCACCATCTCCCGTTCGCCCCGGGCACTCTCCCCCCACCTAACCTGCCTGTGTCCATGGCGAACCCTCTACATCCTAACCTGCCGGCGACCACCACCATGCCATCTTCCTTGCCTCTCGGGCCGGGGCTCGGATCCGCCGCAGCCCAGAGCCCTGCCATTGTGGCAGCTGTTCAGGGCAACCTCCTGCCCAGTGCCAGCCCACTGCCAG aCCCAGGCACTCCCTTGCCTCCAGACCCCACGGCCCCTAGCCCAGGCACGGTCACCCCTGTGCCACCTCCACAGTGA
- the SMARCC2 gene encoding SWI/SNF complex subunit SMARCC2 isoform X5 produces MAVRKKDGGPNVKYYEAADTVTQFDNVRLWLGKNYKKYIQAEPPTNKSLSSLVVQLLQFQEEVFGKHVSNAPLTKLPIKCFLDFKAGGSLCHILAAAYKFKSDQGWRRYDFQNPSRMDRNVEMFMTIEKSLVQNNCLSRPNIFLCPEIEPKLLGKLKDIIKRHQGTVTEDKNNASHVVYPVPGNLEEEEWVRPVMKRDKQVLLHWGYYPDSYDTWIPASEIEASVEDAPTPEKPRKVHAKWILDTDTFNEWMNEEDYEVNDDKNPVSRRKKISAKTLTDEVNSPDSDRRDKKGGNYKKRKRSPSPSPTPEAKKKNAKKGPSTPYTKSKRGHREEEQEDLTKDMDEPSPVPNVEEVTLPKTVNTKKDSESAPVKGGTMTDLDEQEDESMETTGKDEDENSTGNKGEQTKNPDLHEDNVTEQTHHIIIPSYAAWFDYNSVHAIERRALPEFFNGKNKSKTPEIYLAYRNFMIDTYRLNPQEYLTSTACRRNLAGDVCAIMRVHAFLEQWGLINYQVDAESRPTPMGPPPTSHFHVLADTPSGLVPLQPKTPQGRQVDADTKAGRKGKELDDLVPETAKGKPELQTSASQQMLNFPDKGKEKPTDMQNFGLRTDMYTKKNVPSKSKAAASATREWTEQETLLLLEALEMYKDDWNKVSEHVGSRTQDECILHFLRLPIEDPYLEDSEASLGPLAYQPIPFSQSGNPVMSTVAFLASVVDPRVASAAAKSALEEFSKMKEEVPTALVEAHVRKVEEAAKVTGKADPAFGLESSGIAGTTSDEPERIEESGTDEARAEGQATEEKKEPKEPREGVGAVEEEAKEKTSEAPKKDEEKGKEGDGEKESEKSDGDAIVDPEKEKEPKEGQEEVLKEVVESEGERKTKVERDIGEGNLSTAAAAALAAAAVKAKHLAAVEERKIKSLVALLVETQMKKLEIKLRHFEELETIMDREREALEYQRQQLLADRQAFHMEQLKYAEMRARQQHFQQMHQQQQQPPPALPPGSQPIPPTGAAGPPTVHGLAMAPASVAPAPAGSGAPPGSLGPSEQIGQAGSTAGPQQQQPAGAPQPGAVPPGVPPPGPHGPSPFPNQQTPPSMMPGAVPGSGHPGVADPGTPLPPDPTAPSPGTVTPVPPPQ; encoded by the exons ATGGCGGTGCGGAAGAAGGACGGCGGCCCCAACGTGAAGTACTACGAGGCCGCGGACACCGTGACCCAGTTCGACAACGTGCGGCTCTGGCTCGGCAAGAACTACAAGAAG TATATACAAGCTGAACCACCCACCAATAAGTCCTTGTCTAGCCTGGTTGTACAGTTGCTACAGTTTCAGGAGGAAGTTTTTGGCAAACATGTCAGCAATGCACCGCTCACTAAACTGCCG ATCAAATGTTTCCTAGATTTCAAAGCAGGAGGGTCCCTGTGCCACATACTTGCAGCTGCCTACAAATTCAAGAGTGACCAGGGATG GCGGCGTTACGATTTCCAGAACCCATCGCGCATGGACCGCAATGTGGAAATGTTCATGACCATTGAGAAGTCCTTGGTGCAG aATAACTGCCTGTCGCGACCTAACATTTTCCTTTGCCCAGAAATTGAACCCAAACTGCTAGGGAAAttaaaggacattatcaagagaCACCAG GGAACCGTCACTGAGGACAAGAACAATGCCTCCCATGTTGTGTATCCTGTCCCAGGGAACCTGGAAGAAG AGGAATGGGTACGACCAGTCATGAAAAGAGATAAGCAGGTTCTTCTGCACTGGGGCTACTATCCTGACAG TTATGACACGTGGATTCCAGCCAGTGAAATTGAAGCATCTGTTGAAGATGCTCCAACTCCTGAGAAACCTAGGAAG GTGCATGCAAagtggatcctggacacagacaccTTCAACGAATGGATGAATGAGGAAGACTACGAAGTAAATGATGACAAAAACCCTGTCTCCCGCCGAAAGAAGATTTCAGCCAAGACATTGACAGATGAG GTGAACAGCCCAGATTCAGATCGACGGGACAAGAAGGGGGGAAACTATAAGAAGAGGAAGCGCTCCCCGTCTCCTTCACCGACCCCAgaagctaagaagaaaaatgctaAGAAAGG tcCCTCAACACCTTACACTAAGTCAAAACGTGGCCACCGAGAAGAGGAGCAAGAAGACCTGACAAAGGACATGGATGAGCCCTCACCGGTCCCCAACGTAGAAGAGGTGACACTGCCCAAAACAG TCAACACTAAGAAGGACTCCGAGTCAGCCCCAGTCAAAGGAGGCACCATGACTGACCTGG aTGAACAGGAGGATGAAAGCATGGAGACCACGGGCAAG GATGAGGATGAGAACAGTACGGGGAACAAGGGGGAGCAGACCAAGAATCCAGACCTTCACGAGGACAACGTGACTGAGCAGACCCACCACATCATCATCCCCAGCTACGCTGCCTGGTTTGACTATAATAG TGTTCATGCCATTGAGCGGAGGGCTCTCCCCGAGTTCTTCAACGGCAAGAACAAGTCCAAGACCCCAGAAAT cTACCTGGCCTATCGGAACTTCATGATTGACACTTACCGGCTGAACCCCCAAGAGTATCTCACCTCCACCGCCTGCCGCAGGAACCTGGCGGGTGATGTCTGTGCCATCATGAG GGTCCATGCCTTCCTAGAACAGTGGGGTCTTATTAACTACCAGGTGGATGCTGAGAGTCGACCAACCCCAATGGGGCCTCCACCCACCTCTCACTTCCACGTCTTGGCGGACACACCATCAGGGCTGGTGCCTCTGCAGCCCAAGACCCCACAG GGCCGCCAGGTTGATGCTGATACCAAGGCTGGGCGAAAGGGCAAAGAGCTGGATGACCTGGTGCCAGAGACGGCTAAGGGCAAGCCAGAGCTG CAGACCTCTGCTTCCCAGCAAATGCTCAACTTCCCtgacaaaggcaaagagaaaccAACAGACATGCAGAACTTTGGGCTGCGCACAGACATGTACACGAAGAAGAACGTCCCCTCCAAG AGCAAGGCTGCAGCCAGCGCCACTCGAGAGTGGACAGAACAGGAGACCCTGCTGCTCCTGGAG gCACTGGAAATGTACAAAGATGACTGGAACAAAGTGTCGGAGCATGTGGGAAGCCGCACCCAGGACGAGTGCATCTTGCATTTTCTTCGTCTTCCCATCGAAGATCCGTACCTGGAGGACTCAGAGGCCTCCCTGGGGCCCCTGGCCTACCAGCCCATCCCCTTCAGTCAGTCGGGCAACCCTGTTATGAGCACTGTTGCCTTCCTGGCCTCTGTCGTCGATCCTCGAGTTGCCTCTGCTGCTGCGAAGTCTGCCCTAG AAGAGTTCTCCAAAATGAAGGAAGAGGTACCCACAGCTTTGGTGGAGGCCCATGTTCGGAAGGTAGAAGAAGCAGCCAAAGTGACGGGCAAGGCGGACCCAGCCTTCGGCCTGGAAAGCAGTGGcattgcaggaaccacctctgatGAGCCTGAGCGGATCG AGGAGAGCGGGACTGACGAGGCACGGGCAGAGGGCCAGGCcacagaggagaagaaggagccCAAG GAACCCCGAGAAGGAGTTGGGGCTGTAGAGGAAGAAGCAAAGGAGAAAACCAGCGAGGCTCCCAAGAAggatgaagagaaagggaaagaaggcgACGGCGAGAAGGAGTCAGAAAAGAGTGACGGGGACGCGATAG TTGACcctgagaaggagaaggagccaaaggaagggcaggaggaagtgCTGAAGGAAGTGGTGGAGtcggagggggagaggaagacaaAGGTGGAGCGGGACATCGGCGAGGGCAACCTCTCCACTGCTGCCGCTGCAGCTCTGGCCGCTGCCGCCGTGAAGGCCAAG cACTTGGCTGCTGTTGAAGAAAGGAAGATCAAATCTCTGGTGGCCCTGCTGGTGGAGACCCAAATGAAAAAGTTGGAGATCAAACTCCGGCACTTTGAAGAACTGGAGACGATCATGGACCGGGAGCGAGAAGCA CTGGAGTATCAGAGACAGCAGCTCCTGGCCGACAGACAAGCCTTCCACATGGAGCAGCTGAAGTATGCGGAGATGAGGGCCCGGCAGCAGCACTTTCAACAAATGCACCAACAGCAACAGCAGCCACCGCCAGCCTTgcccccaggctcccagcctATCCCTCCTACAGGCGCCGCTGGGCCACCCACAGTCCACGGCTTGGCCATGGCTCCAGCTTCTGTGGCCCCTGCTCCTGCTGGCAGTGGGGCCCCTCCTGGAAGCTTGGGCCCCTCTGAACAGATTGGGCAGGCAGGGTCAACAGCAGGGCCACAGCAGCAGCAACCAGCTGGAGCCCCCCAGCCTGGGGCAGTCCCACCAGGGGTACCCCCCCCTGGACCCCATG GCCCCTCACCGTTCCCCAACCAACAAACTCCTCCCTCAATGATGCCAGGGGCAGTGCCAGGCAGCGGGCACCCAGGCGTGGCGG aCCCAGGCACTCCCTTGCCTCCAGACCCCACGGCCCCTAGCCCAGGCACGGTCACCCCTGTGCCACCTCCACAGTGA